The DNA sequence AGACAGTCTTAAATAAAAACGATGCACTTGTATTTTACACTCAAACAAATAAAAATGAAACTTTTCTCATAAATCGATATCAAAATATCGTTTTCCCTAAAAAACGCTGACTATCGCAACAACCCAACAATACTCCCCTGATTGACTATCTTTAGTCCATAACGGGCAAAGACAAACAGCTGAGATAATATAAAAGCACCAATGATGGTACTCAAAGAAGAGATTTCGAAAAGGCCTGTAAGGAAATAATTCACCGCAAACAGCAGCAATAAGATGCCAATATTAAGTAGATAAAGAGGATAAGCTTTTGGGAACCTGCGAATCAGAAACCGGCCAGCCTCTCCTATCGGTGACCAGATAAAACGATGATCATTTTTCACCAGATACACTTTAGCATAATCCTGCCACATCATAGGTACTGCTGCTACCAATACATAAAGCGGCACCAACCACCGCAAGGAGGAAGTAATGATACCTTCACTATCCAGCGCCTTCGGCGATAAGCCTTTTGTTACTTGCATATAGAGCAACCCAAAGATCACAAGCACCAGCAGATGCACCACCAGGAAGAAGAGAGAAAGGCGTAGCATTCTCCAAAAATACCGAGCACTACTGCTCCAAAACATAGGGCGCTGGTCTTGGCTAGGCTGTTCCCACAATACCTTTACTATTCCTCCGACAAAAAACACCAACAGCAGGTATTGCACTGCAAGTAAGAGTAAAGACTGGTTAAGCATCGGTGTAAAACCCGATCCATAATTCTGCATAAAGTCGTTGAGAAAAGTGTAGTCAAAGCCCTTTACCAAGTCTTTTATCATTAGTGATTTGCCAGCTTCGGCCGCCAGTAAACTCCGAACGGGGATTGCAGCTAGTAAAGCCAAAACCAAGGTTGTGGCCCAGAGCAGCAGGCTCATCCACCATTGCCTACAGGCAGCAGAGATGCCTTGTTTTAGCGCGGCAAATACACTTTGGGAAGAAGCGTTGCTGGCAGTGTCTAAATTTGTCAAAATAAGTTTAGTTTATCTTTCGCTGATACTGTTTACACCAACGTGGCCATACTCACCATGGTCGCCTGCAACCAGGTGAGTACGGCAGTAAAGTAACGTAAAATTCCGGTCTGCTCTGGTTCCAATGTCTTGCTATTGTTGATCAGGTTAATATCTAGCGGTACTTTTCCAGCCGGGTCAATTTCCACACTTATTATCTTGCGCGTACCAGTGTACGTCCACTCCATACTACGGCTCCGCCCATCCCATTGCTCTATTAATTCTTCTCCATCGTCAAAAACGATCTTCACTTCTTGGGGTACGACAAAAGCTTCATTGCGAAAAACAATAGCTTGTGCTTCGTACAGCACTTGGTCCTTATTCATTTCACTTATACAATCTTCGGTATTGTCGAAAAAGCCTACGGCAGCGGTTATTTCTTTGTTTACAATGTCGTGTACCTCGTAGTCACAAGCGGCTGTTCCGTAGATGAGTTGTTCTAAAAAATCGGCAATTTCCTGCTGCTTTTCCTCACCAAGCGTTTCTCCCACCACTATTAGTGCCTCCTCTACAAAAGCATGTCGACTAGGGTGTTTAAACTTCCATTGCTCAAAATAGCGCTGCATGATTTTTTGCATTACCAGCTCCCCTACCAATCCTTCCAAAGTGCGCAGCCCAACTGCTGCTTTTCCGTAGACAATCTGTGCGTAGCTCCCATGCTCGAAATGCCAACCAAAATCACTCAGGGGGTTTACCTTGATATTGTCGGCAGCAAGAAAACGACCACGCCGTAATTCCTCCGAGCCTACATTCATGGTCATATAGGGCCAGGAAAGTGTACCTTCTGGGTAATACTTGTCCAGAATTTTCGCTTCAAAATAAGAAGTAAACCCTTCATCCAACCAGGGTTCTTCCTGCTCGTTGGTCGCCAACATTTGCATAAAATACTGGTGAGTCAGCTCGTGAATCACCAAGGTCTCAGTGGTCTTTATGCCTGCGGGAAGACTGCAAAGCGTAGGTGCAGTGATCAGGGTGGGGTATTCCATTGCGCCGGAATTGAGCCCATAAAACGGTGGACTCACAATCGTCAGCGTTGGATAGGGATACGGAGCTAGATAATTTGCAAAAAAGTCTAAGGTATGTTTTGCAGCACCTAAAAAGCGATCCTGGTTGCACTGGTGCTCTGGCCTGATAAGTAAACTGATTTTTGTATCTCGCCACTGGTCCTCCACAACGACAAAACCAGGGTGCGCTGTCCAGGCAAAATCGATAACGTCTTCCGCCAAGTAATGGT is a window from the Lewinella sp. LCG006 genome containing:
- a CDS encoding M1 family metallopeptidase: MMIRSVFILGILWCWMPGGQAWAQSFATPLSPRTASYEMEVYLDVEAKKVNAKQTLVFTNPSSDTIRNMRFHMYYNAWKNNKTDFFTESGRIPRTKDQEEIDQCVWSWIEVTKVLDEQRNDLTGRMRYVQPDNDNTNDDTVLDLTLEVPVMPYGTYTLEMEWESQIPPLMIRTGYSKDYFFMVQWFPKLGVYEPAGTRFAKAGHWNCHQYHPATEYFGEFGVYDVKLNVPRDHIVGASGFLVDKKDEEDRTIHHYLAEDVIDFAWTAHPGFVVVEDQWRDTKISLLIRPEHQCNQDRFLGAAKHTLDFFANYLAPYPYPTLTIVSPPFYGLNSGAMEYPTLITAPTLCSLPAGIKTTETLVIHELTHQYFMQMLATNEQEEPWLDEGFTSYFEAKILDKYYPEGTLSWPYMTMNVGSEELRRGRFLAADNIKVNPLSDFGWHFEHGSYAQIVYGKAAVGLRTLEGLVGELVMQKIMQRYFEQWKFKHPSRHAFVEEALIVVGETLGEEKQQEIADFLEQLIYGTAACDYEVHDIVNKEITAAVGFFDNTEDCISEMNKDQVLYEAQAIVFRNEAFVVPQEVKIVFDDGEELIEQWDGRSRSMEWTYTGTRKIISVEIDPAGKVPLDINLINNSKTLEPEQTGILRYFTAVLTWLQATMVSMATLV